One segment of Pseudodesulfovibrio sp. 5S69 DNA contains the following:
- a CDS encoding linear amide C-N hydrolase yields MHLTTSDLPALGLLAALAVFAVVLLARPRAASACSRATYLGPENIVITTRSNDWVGSQHSNLWIYPRGIERDGAAGADSLRWTSKYGSVTVAGWDLTTIDGMNEAGLVANVLYLAESDYGKPVPGKKALSLSAWGQYVLDSFATVAEAVEELRKATFYIAAPSTPDGHAGTAHLSITDPSGDSAIFEYLDGRLVIHHGRRFQVMTNSPTFDQQLALTAYWDTIGGTTMLPGTNRASDRFVRASFYIKAIPQTADINEALASAFGVIRNVSVPLGITTPGQPNISSTQWRAVSDQKNKVYYFESPRSPYLVWIPLDEIDFSPKASTQKISLTQGSVLLVDGKPFSGDAARLGTPVKPFAFLEAGAR; encoded by the coding sequence ATGCATCTGACGACAAGCGATCTGCCGGCCCTCGGTCTGTTGGCGGCCCTGGCGGTATTCGCGGTGGTTCTGCTGGCCCGCCCGCGCGCGGCGTCCGCCTGCAGCCGCGCCACCTATCTCGGCCCGGAAAATATCGTCATAACGACCCGCTCGAACGACTGGGTGGGCTCGCAACACTCGAACCTCTGGATCTACCCCCGGGGAATCGAACGGGACGGCGCCGCCGGGGCGGATTCCCTCCGCTGGACGTCGAAATACGGCAGCGTGACCGTGGCCGGATGGGACCTGACCACCATCGACGGCATGAACGAGGCCGGACTGGTGGCCAACGTCCTCTATCTGGCCGAATCCGATTACGGAAAGCCGGTTCCGGGCAAGAAGGCCCTGTCCCTGTCGGCCTGGGGCCAATACGTCCTGGACAGCTTCGCCACCGTGGCCGAGGCGGTGGAGGAGCTGCGCAAGGCGACGTTCTACATCGCCGCGCCCAGCACTCCGGACGGACACGCCGGGACCGCGCACCTGTCGATCACCGACCCGAGCGGCGATTCGGCCATATTCGAATACCTGGACGGCCGCCTGGTCATCCATCACGGCCGCCGGTTCCAGGTCATGACCAACTCGCCCACCTTCGACCAGCAGCTCGCCCTGACGGCCTACTGGGACACCATCGGCGGGACCACCATGCTCCCCGGCACCAACCGGGCGAGCGACCGCTTCGTCCGGGCCTCCTTCTACATCAAGGCGATCCCGCAGACCGCCGACATCAACGAGGCGCTGGCCAGCGCGTTCGGCGTGATCCGCAACGTGTCCGTGCCCCTGGGCATCACCACGCCGGGCCAACCCAACATCAGTTCGACGCAATGGCGCGCGGTCTCGGACCAGAAGAACAAGGTCTACTACTTCGAGTCTCCGCGCAGCCCTTACCTCGTCTGGATTCCCCTGGACGAGATCGATTTCTCGCCCAAGGCCTCGACGCAAAAAATCAGCCTGACCCAAGGCTCCGTCCTGCTGGTCGACGGCAAACCGTTTTCCGGCGACGCCGCCCGGCTGGGCACCCCGGTGAAACCGTTCGCGTTCCTCGAAGCCGGAGCCCGGTAG
- a CDS encoding 3D domain-containing protein, whose product MKRVLIPLLVACLFMLLGYAMSQPNQVAFWNNMEVTVTAYNSTRAQTDGNPHRAAWNNRLRPGMKAIAVSRDLIKLGLDNQAEVWIEGFGGPYLVMDKMNRRYKRRIDIYFGKNVRAAREFGRRKARIYWR is encoded by the coding sequence ATGAAGCGCGTCCTCATCCCCCTGCTCGTGGCCTGCCTGTTCATGCTGCTCGGCTACGCCATGAGTCAGCCCAACCAGGTGGCTTTCTGGAACAACATGGAGGTCACGGTCACGGCCTACAACTCCACCCGCGCCCAGACCGACGGCAACCCGCACCGCGCCGCCTGGAACAACCGCTTACGGCCCGGCATGAAGGCCATCGCGGTCTCCCGCGACCTGATCAAGCTCGGCCTGGACAACCAGGCCGAGGTCTGGATCGAGGGTTTCGGCGGCCCCTACCTGGTCATGGACAAGATGAACCGGCGCTACAAGCGGCGTATCGACATCTACTTCGGCAAGAACGTCCGCGCGGCCCGCGAGTTCGGCCGCCGCAAGGCGCGGATATACTGGCGCTGA
- the uvrA gene encoding excinuclease ABC subunit UvrA has protein sequence MSKTDSKSIHIEGARHHNLKDLTLDIPREKLVVVCGPSGSGKSTLAFDIVYAEGQRRYVESLSAYARQFLPQMDKPDVDKVEGLSPAISLEQQTATRNPRSTVGTVTEVYDFLRVFFARLGKFYCPSCGKPIEAQTTDEIVQTVMAMEEGTRFMLLAPLVEHQKGTHKDLFAKLKKDGFVRVRVGGRLYSLDEVPELEKNKKHTIDLVVDRLVIKDGIKKRLADSVELALEKGDERMIVSVVGGDNAGDTFMSTLSTCPSCKISMPRLTPQLFSFNSPQGACPTCNGIGSVEYFEPDLIAPNKGLSLNEGGVIPWNNATRQRQYGPRLKKLGARHGFTLDTPLDRFSDQAWAALFYGDRDTDWPGVVPILEYGREQAGVWDHWTARFQQSRPCPSCEGARLKPEALAVRVADKNMVEFTSMSIQRALDWLQDLKFSGHDTLISEPLLKELTHRLGFMVNVGLEYLSLGRNMATLSGGEAQRIRLASQLGSGLVGVTYVLDEPSIGLHPRDNQRLLDTLRSLQSRGNTVLVVEHDEPTIREADHVIEIGPSSGWLGGEIVFQGKVPDLLKADTLTGKYLRGDLFIAPPESRRKPTGHITLKKVQTNNLKDLDVDIPLGVMTCVTGVSGSGKSSLVMDSLYKHLLLHQGQKANDPGKIGGIQGIDKIEKVISIDQSPIGRTPRSNPATYTKIFDEIRKIFAGAKESRTRGYQPGRFSFNVKGGRCEACKGDGQIRVEMHFLPDVYVTCETCKGKRYNAQTLEVEYRGKNIADVLNMTVRQAREFFSNHPALMRKLDVLADVGLDYVRLGQPATTLSGGEAQRIKISRELGKRSLPGALYILDEPTTGLHMHEVGKLIRVLHALVDKNATVIVIEHNTDVIMASDHVIDLGPGGGEHGGQIVASGTPEEIIANPESVTGKFLV, from the coding sequence ATGAGCAAAACCGACTCCAAATCCATTCATATAGAAGGCGCCCGGCACCACAACCTCAAGGACCTGACCCTGGACATCCCCCGCGAAAAGCTGGTGGTGGTCTGCGGCCCGTCCGGGTCGGGCAAGTCCACGCTGGCGTTCGACATCGTCTATGCCGAGGGCCAGCGCCGCTACGTCGAATCGCTGTCCGCCTACGCCCGCCAGTTCCTGCCCCAGATGGACAAGCCGGACGTGGACAAGGTCGAGGGGCTCTCCCCGGCCATTTCGCTGGAGCAGCAGACCGCCACCCGCAACCCGCGTTCCACCGTGGGCACCGTGACCGAGGTCTACGACTTCCTGCGCGTGTTCTTCGCCCGGCTGGGCAAGTTCTACTGTCCGTCCTGCGGCAAGCCCATCGAGGCCCAGACCACGGACGAGATCGTTCAGACCGTCATGGCCATGGAGGAGGGCACCAGGTTCATGCTCCTGGCCCCACTGGTCGAGCACCAGAAGGGCACGCACAAGGACCTGTTCGCCAAGCTCAAGAAGGACGGCTTCGTGCGCGTGCGCGTGGGCGGCCGACTGTACTCCCTGGACGAAGTGCCCGAGCTGGAAAAGAACAAGAAGCACACCATCGATCTGGTGGTGGACCGCCTGGTCATCAAGGACGGCATCAAGAAGCGGCTGGCCGACTCCGTGGAGCTGGCGCTCGAAAAGGGCGATGAGCGCATGATCGTCTCGGTGGTCGGCGGCGACAACGCGGGCGACACCTTCATGTCCACCCTGTCCACCTGCCCGTCGTGCAAGATCTCCATGCCGCGCCTGACCCCGCAGCTTTTTTCCTTCAACTCGCCCCAGGGGGCTTGCCCGACCTGCAACGGCATCGGCTCCGTGGAGTACTTCGAGCCCGACCTGATCGCGCCCAACAAGGGGCTGTCCCTCAACGAGGGCGGCGTCATCCCCTGGAACAACGCCACCCGTCAGCGCCAGTACGGCCCGCGGCTCAAGAAGCTCGGCGCCCGGCACGGCTTCACCCTGGACACGCCCCTGGACCGGTTTTCGGACCAGGCCTGGGCCGCGCTCTTCTACGGCGACCGCGACACGGACTGGCCCGGCGTGGTGCCCATCCTCGAATACGGCCGCGAGCAGGCGGGCGTCTGGGACCACTGGACCGCGCGCTTCCAACAATCGCGCCCCTGCCCGTCCTGCGAGGGCGCGCGCCTCAAACCCGAGGCCCTGGCCGTGCGCGTGGCCGACAAGAACATGGTCGAGTTCACCTCCATGTCCATCCAGCGCGCCCTGGACTGGCTCCAGGACCTGAAGTTTTCCGGCCACGACACGCTCATCTCCGAGCCGCTGCTCAAGGAGCTGACCCACCGCCTCGGCTTCATGGTCAACGTAGGGCTCGAATACCTGTCGCTGGGCCGCAACATGGCCACGCTCTCGGGCGGCGAGGCCCAGCGCATCCGCCTGGCCTCCCAGCTCGGCTCCGGCCTGGTGGGCGTGACCTACGTGCTCGACGAGCCGTCCATCGGCTTGCACCCGCGCGACAACCAGCGCCTGCTCGACACCCTGCGCTCCTTGCAGTCGCGCGGCAACACCGTGCTCGTGGTCGAGCACGACGAGCCGACCATCCGCGAGGCGGACCACGTCATCGAGATCGGCCCCAGTTCGGGCTGGCTCGGCGGCGAGATCGTCTTCCAGGGCAAGGTCCCCGACCTGCTCAAGGCCGACACCCTGACCGGCAAGTATCTGCGCGGCGACCTGTTCATCGCCCCGCCCGAGAGCCGCCGCAAACCCACGGGGCACATTACCCTCAAAAAGGTCCAGACCAACAACCTCAAGGACCTGGACGTGGACATCCCGCTCGGGGTCATGACCTGCGTGACCGGCGTATCCGGCTCGGGCAAGTCGTCCCTGGTCATGGACTCCCTGTACAAACACCTGCTCCTGCACCAGGGCCAGAAGGCCAACGATCCCGGAAAGATCGGCGGTATCCAGGGGATCGACAAAATCGAGAAGGTCATCTCCATCGACCAGTCGCCCATCGGCCGGACTCCGCGCTCCAACCCGGCCACCTACACCAAGATATTCGACGAGATCCGCAAGATCTTCGCCGGGGCCAAGGAGTCGCGCACGCGCGGCTACCAGCCGGGCCGCTTCTCCTTCAACGTCAAGGGCGGGCGCTGCGAGGCCTGCAAGGGCGACGGCCAGATCCGGGTCGAAATGCACTTTCTGCCCGACGTCTACGTGACCTGCGAGACCTGCAAGGGCAAACGATACAACGCCCAGACCCTGGAGGTCGAATACCGGGGCAAGAACATCGCCGACGTGCTGAACATGACCGTGCGCCAGGCGCGCGAGTTCTTCTCCAACCACCCGGCGCTCATGCGCAAGCTCGACGTGCTCGCCGACGTGGGGCTGGACTACGTCCGTCTCGGCCAGCCCGCCACCACCCTGTCCGGCGGCGAGGCCCAGCGCATCAAGATATCCCGCGAGCTCGGCAAACGCAGCCTTCCCGGCGCGCTCTACATTCTGGACGAGCCCACCACCGGCCTGCACATGCACGAGGTCGGCAAGCTCATCCGCGTGCTCCACGCCCTGGTGGACAAGAACGCCACGGTCATCGTCATCGAACACAACACCGACGTGATCATGGCCTCGGACCACGTCATCGACCTCGGCCCGGGCGGCGGCGAACACGGCGGCCAAATCGTGGCCTCCGGCACCCCCGAGGAGATCATCGCCAACCCCGAGTCGGTTACCGGCAAGTTTCTGGTATAG
- a CDS encoding transporter substrate-binding domain-containing protein, protein MRALPRHTARSGAVTRFFWLAAACAALCLSWAVPGQARGPYRIGYVPGAMISLESKNRLEMAYARAGIPVEFLPLPQKRSLYLAVEGAIDGDAGRIYGLEKRYPSLVRVDVKLLDFNGAAYVVKGQEIGRFRDALLDVMKVGALRGVVWAEKIMKGRPMESVKTYEALFAMLLEGRIDIALSSRLSAEEIFSHDPRRYGRIRRLEPLVFRTSFYHYLNTKNADIVPRLEEALRELRAEDYWHDEGGN, encoded by the coding sequence ATGAGAGCCCTCCCCCGCCATACGGCCCGTTCCGGGGCCGTTACCCGCTTTTTCTGGCTTGCTGCCGCATGCGCGGCGCTGTGCCTTTCGTGGGCGGTCCCGGGCCAGGCCCGGGGGCCCTACCGCATCGGCTACGTCCCGGGCGCGATGATTTCCCTGGAGTCCAAGAACCGTCTGGAAATGGCCTACGCGCGTGCCGGGATTCCCGTGGAATTCCTGCCTCTGCCGCAGAAGCGCTCCCTGTACCTGGCCGTGGAGGGCGCCATCGACGGGGACGCCGGGCGGATCTACGGCCTGGAAAAACGCTACCCGTCCCTGGTCCGGGTGGACGTCAAGCTCTTGGATTTCAATGGGGCGGCCTACGTGGTCAAGGGGCAGGAGATCGGCCGGTTCCGCGACGCCCTGCTCGACGTCATGAAGGTGGGCGCGCTGCGGGGCGTGGTCTGGGCCGAAAAGATCATGAAGGGGCGGCCCATGGAATCGGTCAAGACGTACGAGGCCCTGTTCGCCATGCTCTTGGAGGGGCGCATCGACATCGCCCTGTCCAGCCGGCTCAGCGCCGAAGAAATCTTCAGCCACGACCCCAGGCGCTACGGCCGCATCCGGCGGCTGGAGCCGCTCGTGTTCCGGACCTCGTTCTACCACTATCTCAACACGAAAAACGCGGACATCGTCCCTCGGCTTGAGGAGGCCCTGCGCGAACTGCGCGCCGAGGATTACTGGCACGACGAGGGCGGGAATTAG
- a CDS encoding M48 family metalloprotease produces MKPIHMRRRPSRREFLKAGAMTLAAAGVAGCAKNPVTGQSQFMLVSEEQEIQMDKQASPQQLSNDYGTTLDTSLNDYVSGVGRSLADVSHRPQMPYNFHVVNANYVNAYAFPGGTVACTRGILLNVDNEAEMAALLGHEIGHVNARHTASRMSSQMVIGGLASLGGAAIGAKYGGTWGSVAGGLGGLGAGLLLASYSRDDERQADALGLEYMTRADYNPEGMVGLMEMLNEQHDREPSAIEVMFATHPMSSERLATARQAVNKKYYGARKYAFYRERYMDNTVDLRKLGPAIRDMQDAEKLGGQEKYGQAKEKMDQALKRAPNDYTGLLIMSKLLIAQEKYNAALPYAEHARDVYPTEPQASQVAGVLQLKAKEYDKAYASFEAYDKALPGNPYVGFYKGYAQEGMGHRRDAAEAYYKFLQKVNKGEQAQHAYNRLVEWGYVK; encoded by the coding sequence ATGAAACCGATACATATGCGACGCCGTCCGTCGCGGCGGGAATTTCTCAAGGCCGGGGCCATGACCTTGGCCGCCGCGGGGGTGGCCGGGTGCGCCAAGAACCCCGTCACCGGCCAGAGCCAGTTCATGCTGGTCAGCGAGGAGCAGGAGATCCAGATGGACAAGCAGGCCTCGCCCCAGCAACTGTCCAACGACTACGGGACCACCCTGGACACCTCGCTGAACGACTACGTGTCCGGCGTGGGACGGTCCCTGGCGGACGTCTCCCACCGGCCGCAGATGCCCTACAACTTCCACGTGGTCAACGCCAACTACGTCAACGCCTACGCCTTCCCCGGCGGGACCGTGGCCTGCACGCGCGGCATCCTGCTCAACGTGGACAACGAGGCCGAGATGGCCGCGCTGCTGGGCCACGAGATCGGCCATGTGAACGCGCGGCACACGGCCTCGCGCATGAGCTCGCAGATGGTCATCGGCGGGCTGGCCTCCCTGGGTGGAGCGGCCATCGGGGCCAAGTACGGCGGCACCTGGGGCTCGGTCGCGGGCGGCCTGGGCGGACTCGGAGCCGGGTTGCTCCTGGCCTCCTACAGCCGTGACGACGAGCGCCAGGCCGATGCCCTGGGGCTGGAGTACATGACCCGCGCCGACTACAATCCCGAGGGCATGGTCGGTCTCATGGAGATGCTCAACGAGCAGCACGACCGCGAGCCGAGCGCCATCGAGGTCATGTTCGCCACCCACCCCATGAGCTCCGAGCGGCTGGCCACCGCCCGCCAGGCCGTGAACAAGAAATACTACGGGGCCAGGAAGTACGCCTTCTACCGCGAGCGGTACATGGACAACACCGTGGACCTGCGCAAGCTCGGCCCGGCCATCCGGGACATGCAGGACGCGGAAAAGCTCGGCGGACAGGAGAAGTACGGCCAGGCCAAGGAAAAGATGGACCAGGCCCTGAAGCGTGCCCCCAACGACTACACCGGCCTGTTGATCATGTCCAAGCTGCTCATCGCCCAGGAGAAGTACAACGCGGCCCTGCCCTATGCCGAGCACGCCCGCGACGTCTACCCCACCGAACCCCAGGCCAGCCAGGTGGCCGGCGTGCTCCAGCTCAAGGCCAAGGAATACGACAAGGCCTATGCCAGCTTCGAGGCCTACGACAAGGCCCTGCCCGGCAACCCCTACGTGGGCTTCTACAAGGGGTACGCCCAGGAGGGCATGGGCCACCGCCGGGACGCGGCCGAGGCCTACTACAAGTTTCTGCAAAAGGTGAACAAGGGCGAACAGGCCCAGCACGCCTACAACCGTTTGGTGGAGTGGGGGTATGTGAAATAG
- a CDS encoding YciI family protein — MFILSLTYVKSLSEIDRLIPPHREYLAKYYASGNFLFSGRQEPRTGGAIIARAGSRAEVEEIIKEDPFLIEGVAEYEIVEFVATMTAPDLDGYRES; from the coding sequence ATGTTTATTCTCAGTCTGACCTATGTGAAATCCCTCTCGGAAATCGACCGGCTTATTCCGCCGCACCGGGAGTATCTCGCCAAGTATTACGCCTCCGGGAATTTCCTGTTTTCCGGGCGGCAGGAGCCGCGCACGGGCGGGGCGATCATCGCCCGGGCCGGGTCGCGGGCCGAGGTGGAGGAGATCATCAAGGAAGACCCGTTCCTGATCGAGGGCGTGGCCGAGTACGAGATCGTCGAGTTCGTGGCGACCATGACCGCGCCGGACCTGGACGGGTACAGGGAATCCTAG
- a CDS encoding glutamine amidotransferase → MQKFLIVKAGGTFADYAAERGDFEDWTARGMALENGSWVSVNVQAGELPPDPADFAGAVITGSHDMVTDDLSWIADTAAWVRRAVRSGLPLFGICFGHQLMADALGGRADYHPDGVEIGTADITRTRASGDDPLFRGLPEVFPGHVTHAQTALKLPEGAALLATGSHDPHQAFRVGESAWGVQFHPEFDAPAIREYIARREAELRGQGRDVAAIRATVRDTPQSASLLKLFAAYCRAR, encoded by the coding sequence ATGCAAAAATTCCTGATAGTGAAAGCGGGCGGCACCTTTGCCGACTACGCCGCCGAGCGCGGCGATTTCGAGGATTGGACCGCGCGGGGCATGGCCCTTGAAAACGGCTCGTGGGTGAGCGTCAACGTGCAGGCCGGGGAACTTCCGCCCGATCCGGCGGACTTTGCGGGCGCCGTGATCACCGGCTCCCACGACATGGTCACGGACGACCTCTCCTGGATCGCGGACACGGCGGCCTGGGTACGCCGGGCGGTCCGGTCCGGGCTGCCCCTGTTCGGCATCTGCTTCGGACACCAGCTCATGGCCGACGCCCTGGGCGGCCGGGCCGACTACCACCCGGACGGGGTGGAGATCGGCACCGCGGACATCACCCGCACCCGCGCCTCCGGGGACGATCCGTTGTTCCGGGGGTTGCCCGAGGTCTTTCCGGGCCACGTGACCCACGCCCAGACCGCGCTGAAGCTGCCCGAGGGCGCGGCGTTGCTGGCCACGGGCTCGCACGACCCGCACCAGGCCTTCCGCGTGGGCGAGTCCGCCTGGGGGGTGCAGTTCCATCCCGAGTTCGACGCGCCCGCCATCCGCGAATACATCGCCCGGCGCGAAGCGGAGCTCCGTGGGCAGGGCCGCGACGTGGCCGCCATCCGGGCCACGGTGCGCGACACGCCGCAGTCCGCCTCGCTGCTGAAGCTGTTCGCGGCCTACTGCCGGGCCCGCTAA
- a CDS encoding substrate-binding periplasmic protein, whose protein sequence is MRTVLFHRPRFGPVARFVLLVIAAWCLSSAAPSPARGPYRIGYAPGARIHVEARNRLEAVYGRAGLAVEFVPLPQKRSLVQAVDGVIDGDVGRIPGLERKFPTLVRVDVKLMDLVGVAYVIKGQRIGDYRPELLATLRAGAVRGVLWAEKIMDGRRLEQVNTYETLFGMLLAGRIDLALGSRRSAEDVFRTNRARYARIRELEPPVYHVPFYHYVNIRNADIVPRLEKALRELRAEDYWHDEAGQ, encoded by the coding sequence ATGAGAACCGTACTGTTCCATAGACCGCGTTTCGGCCCCGTGGCCCGTTTCGTCCTGCTCGTCATCGCGGCGTGGTGCCTGTCATCCGCGGCCCCGAGCCCGGCCCGAGGGCCGTACCGCATCGGCTACGCCCCGGGCGCCCGGATTCACGTGGAGGCCAGGAACCGGCTGGAGGCGGTCTACGGGCGGGCCGGATTGGCCGTGGAGTTCGTGCCCCTGCCGCAGAAGCGGTCCCTGGTCCAGGCGGTGGACGGCGTCATCGACGGGGACGTCGGGCGCATCCCCGGCCTGGAAAGGAAGTTCCCCACCCTGGTGCGGGTGGACGTCAAGCTCATGGACCTGGTCGGTGTGGCCTACGTGATCAAGGGACAGCGGATCGGGGATTACCGGCCCGAATTGCTCGCGACCCTGCGGGCCGGGGCGGTGCGCGGCGTGCTCTGGGCCGAGAAGATCATGGACGGGCGTCGACTGGAACAGGTCAACACCTACGAAACCCTGTTCGGGATGCTCCTGGCGGGACGCATTGATCTGGCCCTGGGGAGCCGGCGCAGCGCCGAGGACGTCTTCCGCACCAACAGGGCCCGGTACGCCCGGATTCGCGAGCTGGAACCGCCCGTGTACCACGTGCCTTTCTACCACTACGTCAATATCCGGAACGCGGACATCGTCCCTCGGCTTGAGAAGGCCCTGCGCGAACTGCGCGCCGAGGATTACTGGCACGACGAAGCCGGGCAGTAA